The proteins below are encoded in one region of Antennarius striatus isolate MH-2024 chromosome 7, ASM4005453v1, whole genome shotgun sequence:
- the pde4dip gene encoding myomegalin isoform X9: MDSSGGETDKRPPVPTLSLRGLEQHLSDLKKENFSLKLRIYFLEEKIQQKFEESSDGVHKENVELKVEVESLKNDLEEKQQLLDEALAAQERLSNQNEAELQRLLAESQEEISRLQEEAELARVEAERMSSLAEVEVQRRRELQREMEERMEERMEERMEERMEERMEERMEERMQSGDVTLDHNDGLIDQLTQQNQSLCFRVDEQTEVLFGSSPLQKERRVEQRKPAFCSCGRSSAAQQDRLRPLWAKIRTGEIRNQELQERLDLVELELRSAREEAEQREMEVQKISAEARSNEAQASDLRQVVEEQNQMLCSLKEIADRSQLQASGSDVVRRHGDVLVLQASLFRAQLELQAGERAQLQAARTLEDQNRLLQRLEDNLQVALQRRRETETHNRELQRLLEEVRTALLEREELLREANQERRGREAETESTITELKTRLQTKEQLIQDFLLLQDENRDALVQKLRQRIRERDRALERTLDDRFEWAEQKEAESRRLQLLLREQDRDLERQRCVLANNQETISSLEVLLRGRALEAEQLSDAWRSVQRQQQDGEERQSHALRERDAIIRRLQGALQASTQEAQDLRCSLQVQSAPTSVLEQLKLHLQLKDRLFQEILADQASWAQEHQDQVQVLLRTISCRDQYIQESAGRVGEVMEEQTGRLQELRRQLSFRTGSKVDSGSELELQEELQAAQEELRLALRREKQNQELSRSQAAREENLRRTLSEKEEVIRDLHRQLVAPPDLPLVERLTQEVQELRESLVQHTRVPGPDRPECGEPSPEDEDEADGSVSSDEDESELKARSEARTQDYVAGCPAGSFEGQGLMEVQQLVEQKKVVERELGGLKAQLEKAGFSSLSEMRKVLLSLQEETRELKHQLTDGRHGDREEELDVPIEGMEEEEEDEVEQWEVSLPQRKKRADELQPRPSSPVAIATNPLQPAMSGLAFPVPQDHQDHREPRGAAVQQDSKADLQDPGYETCGRSENEAERDDTSSPEFDDLEMCTSLDCGSQWWPSVNSSSAFNKGSAQSSAQNSAHGDASLRRLVEDLRSQLTRSQAVIRGLQSRLRSLSTSSDLDPPATRKVNWFQSPPQSGTEEDEGWQSSDGGLLGSSSQSDSGLQELASRVNALEDQLRSGGAKSVSGDRKCGPWPGKVDALIQAQARELSHLRQRLKEGRGLCSILSQHLGETTKAFEELLRANDVDFYMGQSFREQLAQSGALAQRVGAKISSTGDPPEEQEEKTELLAIRLSKELQQKDKVIESLRAKLNLHHHPHCSDTPSGSHALSDTTDQSDRISYVSDERGSTNDNLEMCSEVDAASELAQKDSTERLSPCGTGSRHLSVPPSLSSSHTPLSWLSCPSMHCTSSPPNAAAMGQTVPDSSSVHFPPSFFSTQGAPLPPNPHPTAPRSRYQGNEGVGFSLAEVHQELQTLQRQLGDAAGFSSPQSRHIQGHPDSTHPRLSLHGFQPSISTGSSTLKAGNPLLGSSALWDLSYGGRPLRLGADLSSGSSGYQSGPSHTGSDLMMEHLKEIRGLRQRLDDSIRTNDRLRQQLEEKLACSTADKGAPTNIYIQGLDSVGRLSSDMRLLKEENLSLQERLKEAREGSKEAEQLRQAALVQRASLKEAELKAERWAGQIRDLQAEAESHNREINQLKKERLRNQEDVKRLQHEVSVLQQQLCESRHLVHALQCELQVYQREGGASSDSAGQTCTAVTFDSSRLDPHPGARRRIFSGAAGHHGNVPPLSSDCSSVPSSPEADSAPQGWDATTSTRHGRHAVGRLDAFTALQQQIQEGGDLLGKMEAALCSPSVHPGSVRTLLSDLRTLGTVLQEAGSQLRAFWIEGEAEQARPISSEVATLRLRLLEQERALRDAMERLRSSNRTKDHMENFIVSQLSRTQDVLRRAKTNLQVNQLRISSLCHAPSSSSSSSFSSSSGKGENSGACHGPGIMTTTFIPSTSIVLGVAH; this comes from the exons AAACGACCGCCGGTCCCGACGCTCAGCCTCAGAGGGTTGGAACAG CACCTGAGTGACTTGAAGAAGGAGAACTTCAGCCTGAAGCTCAGGATCTACTTCCTGGAGGAGAAGATCCAGCAGAAGTTTGAGGAGAGCAGTGATGGTGTGCACAAGGAG AACGTGGAgctgaaggtggaggtggagagcCTGAAGAACGACctggaggagaagcagcagctcctggATGAAGCTCT CGCCGCTCAGGAGCGTCTGTCCAATCAGAATGAAGCGGAGCTGCAGCGCCTCCTGGCGGAGAGTCAGGAGGAGATCAGCCGCCTGCAGGAg gaggcggagctagcGCGAGTTGAGGCTGAGCGGATGTCCTCATTGGCGGAAGTGGAGGTTCAGCGCCGTCGGGAGctgcagagagagatggaggagaggatggaggagaggatggaggagaggatggaggagaggatggaggagaggatggaggagaggatggaggagaggatgcagTCGGGTGACGTCACCCTGGACCACAACGACGG GCTGATTGATCAGCTGACTCAGCAGAACCAGTCACTGTGTTTCCGGGTCGATGAGCAGACAGAGGTTCTCTTtggttcctctcctctccagaaGGAAAGACGAGTAGAACAG AGGAAGCCGGCGTTCTGCTCCTGTGGTCGTTCCTCCGCCGCTCAGCAGGACCGGCTCCGCCCCCTGTGGGCCAAGATCAGGACAGGCGAGATCAGGAACCAG gagctgcaggagcgaCTCGACctggtggagctggagctgcgATCGGCCCGCGAGGAGGCGGAGCAACGGGAGATGGAGGTCCAGAAGATCAGCGCTGAGGCCCGGTCCAATGAGGCGCAG GCATCAGATCTCCGTCAGGTGGTtgaagaacagaaccagatgTTGTGTTCCCTCAAAGAGATCGCAGACCGCAGTCAGCTGCAG GCGTCCGGCTCCGATGTGGTCCGTCGTCATGGCGATGTGCTGGTTCTGCAGGCGTCCCTCTTCAGGGCTCAGCTGGAGCTGCAGGCGGGTGAACGGGCTCAGCTGCAGGCGGCCAGAACCCTGGAGGACCAGAACCGCCTCCTGCAGCGGCTGGAGGACAACCTGCAGGTGGCGCTGCAGCGCCGCAGGGAGACGGAGACACACAACCGg GAGCTGCAGCGGCTTCTGGAGGAGGTCCGGACCGCCCTCCTGGAGAGGGAGGAGCTACTGAGGGAGGCCAATCAGGAGAGACGGGGGAGGGAGGCGGAGACAGAGAGCACCATTACGGAGCTGAAGACACGCCTCCAGACCAAAGAGCAGCTGATCCAG GACTTCCTGCTGCTCCAGGACGAGAACAGAGACGCTCTGGTTCAGAAACTCCGCCAGcgaatcagagagagagaccgaGCTCTGGAG cggACGCTGGACGACAGGTTCGAGTGGGCGGAGCAAAAGGAGGCGGAGTCTCGCcgcctgcagctgctgctaaGGGAGCAGGACAGAGACCTGGAGCGGCAGCGCTGCGTCCTGGCCAACAACCAGGAAACCATCTCC AGCCTGGAGGTGCTGCTGCGGGGGCGGGCCCTGGAGGCGGAGCAACTGAGCGACGCCTGGAGGAGCGTCCAACGGCAGCAGCAGGACGGCGAGGAGAGACAGAGCCACGCCCTCCGGGAGCGAGACGCCATCATCCGAAggctgcagggggcgctgcaggcCAGCACGCAGGAAGCCCAg gacCTGCGCTGCTCCCTCCAGGTCCAATCAGCTCCCACCAGCGTGTTGGAGCAGCTGaagctccacctccagctgaAGGATCGTCTCTTCCAGGAGATCCTGGCTGATCAGGCCAGCTGGGCCCAGGAGCACCAGGACCAGGTCCAGGTTCTGCTCAGAACCATCAGCTGCAGGGACCAGTACATACAG GAGTCAGCCGGTCGGGTCGGGGAGGTGATGGAGGAGCAGACGGGGAGGCTTCAGGAGCTCCGCAGGCAGCTGAGCTTCAGGACCGGGTCCAAGGTGGACTCTGGGTCGGAGCTcgagctgcaggaggagctgcaggctgCGCAGGAGGAGCTGCGTCTGGCTCTCAGGAGGGAGAAGCAGAACCAGGAGCTGAGCAGGAGTCAAGCTGCCAGAGAGGAGAACCTCAGGAGAACCCTGAGCGAGAAGGAGGAGGTGATCAGG GACCTCCACAGGCAGCTGGTGGCCCCCCCAGACCTTCCTCTGGTGGAACGGTTGACCCAGGAGGTCCAGGAGCTGAGGGAGAGCCTGGTCCAGCATACCCGGGTCCCGGGTCCGGACCGGCCTGAGTGTGGAG AACCGAGCccagaggatgaagacgaggctGACGGGTCTGTGAGCAGCGATGAAGACGAGTCCGAGCTGAAGGCCCGGTCTGAGGCCAGAACTCAG GACTATGTAGCTGGGTGCCCGGCGGGGTCGTTTGAAGGTCAGGGCCTGATGGAGGTCCAACAGCTGGTGGAGCAGAAGAAGGTGGTGGAGCGGGAGCTGGGGGGCCTGAAGGCCCAGCTGGAGAAGGCCGGGTTCTCCTCCCTGTCAGAGAtgag GAAAGTTCTGCTCAGCCTACAAGAAGAAACCCGAGAGCTGAAGCATCAGCTGACTGACGGTCGGCACGGCGACCGGGAGGAGGAGCTAGATGTGCCCATAGAggggatggaggaagaggaagaggatgaggtggagcagtgggaggtgtctcttcctcagaggaagaagagggccGACGAGcttcagccccgcccctcctcaCCAGTAGCCATAGCAACCAATCCCCTCCAACCGGCGATGTCTGGATTGGCTTTCCCGGTTCcacaggaccaccaggaccaccgaGAGCCGA GGGGGGCGGCGGTCCAGCAGGACAGCAAGGCGGACCTGCAGGACCCCGGTTATGAAACCTGTGGGCGCAGCGAGAACGAAGCTGAGAGGGACGACACCAGCAGCCCAG AGTTCGATGACCTGGAGATGTGCACGTCTCTGGACTGTGGTTCTCAGTGGTGGCCCAGCGTCAACAGCAGCTCCGCCTTCAATAAAGGCTCCGCCCAAAGCTCCGCCCAGAACTCCGCCCACGGAGACGCCTCCCTCCGGCGTCTGGTGGAGGACCTCCGCTCCCAGCTGACCCGCTCTCAGGCGGTGATCCGGGGGCTGCAGAGCCGCCTCCGTTCTCTGTCCACCTCCAGCGACCTGGACCCCCCCGCGACTCGGAAGGTGAACTGGTTCCAGTCGCCCCCCCAGAGCGGGACGGAGGAAGACGAGGGCTGGCAGTCGTCAGACGGGGGGCTCCTGGGGTCGTCCTCTCAGTCGGACAGCGGCCTGCAGGAGCTGGCGTCCCGCGTGAACGCCCTGGAGGACCAGCTGAGGAGCGGGGGGGCGAAGAGCGTCAGCGGGGACAGGAAGTGTGGCCCCTGGCCGGG gaAGGTTGATGCTCTGATCCAGGCCCAGGCCAGGGAACTCTCCCACCTGCGCCAGCGCCTcaaggaggggcggggcttgtgcAGCATCCTGTCCCAGCACCTGGGAGAAACCACCAAGGCCTTCGAGGAGCTGCTGAGGGCCAACGACGTGGACTTCTACATGGGCCAGAGCTTCAGGGAGCAGCTGGCTCAGAGCGGCGCTCTGGCCCAGCGGGTCGGCGCCAAGATCAGCAGCA CAGGAGATCCAccagaggagcaggaagagaagaCGGAACTGCTCGCCAtccg ACTCAGTAAGGAGCTACAGCAGAAGGACAAGGTCATCGAGTCTCTGCGGGCTAAACTCAACCTGCACCATCACCCTCATTGCTCTGACACGCCCAGCGGTAGCCACGCCCTCTCTGAcacaaccgaccaatcagatcgCATCTCCTATGTATCCGATGAGCGTGGATCCACCAATGACAACTTGGAGATGTGCTCTGAGGTGGACGCTGCCAGCGAGCTCGCTCAGAAGGACAGCACAG AGCGCCTCTCTCCTTGTGGCACCGGGTCACGTCACCTGTCTGTCCCTCCATCCCTCAGTTCATCTCACACACCCCTGTCATGGCTCAGctgtcccagcatgcattgcaCCAGCTCGCCCCCCAACGCTGCAGCCATGGGTCAGACAG TTCCAGACTCTAGCTCCGTCCACTTCCCCCCATCCTTCTTCTCCACCCAGGGGGCACCTTTGCCCCCCAATCCTCACCCCACAGCCCCCCGATCCCGTTACCAAGGCAACGAGGGAGTGGGTTTCTCTCTGGCTGAGGTTCACCAGGAGCTGCAGACATTACAGAGGCAGCTGGGAGACGCTGCTG GGTTCTCCAGTCCTCAGTCCAGACACATTCAGGGTCACCCTGACTCCACCCACCCCCGTCTGTCTCTCCATGGATTCCAGCCGTCAATCAGCACTGGCAGCTCTACTCTGAAGGCCGGGAACCCCCTGCTGGGGAGCAGTGCATTATGGGACCTGTCCTACGGCGGTCGACCACTCAGACTGGGAGCCGACCTCTCCTCGGGGTCCTCGGGGTACCAGTCGGGCCCCAGCCACACAG GCTCAGACTTGATGATGGAGCACCTGAAGGAGATCCGGGGTCTCAGGCAGCGACTGGACGACTCCATCCGGACCAACGATCGCCTccggcagcagctggaggagaagttGGCCTGCTCCACCGCCGACAAAG GTGCGCCAACCAACATCTACATCCAGGGTCTGGACTCGGTGGGCCGGCTCTCCAGTGACATGAGACTCCTGAAGGAGGAGAACCTCAGCCTGCAGGAGCGTCTGAAGGAGGCCAGAG AGGGCAGTAAGGAGGCGGAGCAGCTGAGGCAGGCAGCGCTTGTCCAGCGGGCCAGTCTAAAGGAGGCGGAGCTGAAGGCGGAAAGGTGGGCGGGGCAAATCAGAGATCTGCAAGCAGAGGCTGAATCTCACAACCGAGAGATAAACCAGCTGAAAAAGGAGCGACTGAGGAACCAGGAGGACGTCAAGAG ACTCCAGCATGAGGTGAGCgttctccagcagcagctgtgtgaaAGCCGCCATCTGGTCCATGCCCTTCAGTGCGAGCTGCAGGTGTATCAAAGAGAGGGCGGAGCCAGCTCAGACTCAG CAGGTCAGACCTGCACCGCTGTGACCTTTGACTCCAGTCGGCTGGATCCACACCCTGGAGCCAGGAGGCGGATCTTCAGTGGAGCCGCCGGTCACCATGGAAATGTCCCACCCCTGTCATCCGATTGCTCCTCTGTTCCCTCCTCCCCTGAAGCCGACTCCGCCCCTCAGGGTTGGGATGCCACAACCTCCACGCGTCATGGACGCCACGCTGTTGGTCGCCTTGACGCCTTCACcgctctgcagcagcagatccAAGAGGGTGGCGACCTTCTGGGAAAGATGGAGGCCGCTTTGTGTTCGCCGAGCGTCCACCCGGGTTCTGTCAGGACACTGCTGTCAGACTTGAGAACCCTGGGTACCGTCTTGCAGGAGGCTGGCTCTCAGCTCCGGGCATTCTGGATCGAAGGGGAAGCAGAGCAG GCCCGGCCAATCAGCAGCGAGGTGGCGACGCTCCGTCTGAGGCTATTGGAACAGGAACGGGCTCTAAGGGACGCCATGGAGAGACTGAGGAGCTCCAACCGCACCAAAGACCACATGGAGAACTTCATCGTGAGCCAGT tatCCAGAACTCAGGACGTGTTGAGGAGAGCCAAGACCAACCTCCAG GTGAACCAGCTCAGGATTTCCTCCCTTTGCCAcgccccttcctcctcctcctcttcctccttttcttcttcctctggtaAAG GTGAGAACTCAGGAGCCTGTCACGGTCCCGGCATCATGACGACGACCTTCatcccctccacctccatcgtCCTGGGCGTGGCTCACTAG